The proteins below are encoded in one region of Casimicrobium huifangae:
- the argH gene encoding argininosuccinate lyase, with translation MQANSSPAANPSSGWSGRFDEPVAEIVKRYTASIPFDYRLAEFDIAGSLAHARMLAACNVISAQDLADIERGMTTIQAEIAAGKFEWSLDLEDVHFNIEKRLTALVGDAGKRLHTGRSRNDQVATDVRLYTRAACDNVAMLLVKLQQSLVALAEQHAETILPGFTHLQVAMPVTLGHHLMAYVEMFARDHERMLDCRKRVNRSPLGAAALAGTTFPIDREMTAKALGFDAVCRNSLDAVSDRDFAIEFLNACTITMMHLSRMSEELILWMSPRFGFIDIADRFCTGSSIMPQKKNPDVAELVRGKMARVQGHLVALTTLMKGQPLTYNKDNQEDKEPLFDTVDTITQTLIIYADMVGGIRVKADRMRAAAREGFATATDLADYLVRKGVPFRDSHECVARAVKAAEVKGVDLSDLSLAELQAFSPVIADDVFAALTLEGSVAARKHIGGTAPERVLAEIALAKARLASL, from the coding sequence ATGCAAGCCAACTCATCGCCCGCCGCCAACCCTTCTTCCGGTTGGTCCGGCCGTTTTGACGAACCGGTTGCCGAAATCGTCAAGCGTTACACCGCATCGATTCCGTTCGACTACCGCCTTGCCGAGTTCGACATCGCAGGCTCGCTGGCACATGCGCGCATGCTCGCCGCCTGCAACGTGATCTCGGCGCAGGACCTCGCCGACATCGAACGCGGCATGACGACGATCCAGGCCGAGATCGCAGCGGGCAAGTTTGAGTGGTCGCTTGATCTCGAAGACGTGCACTTCAACATTGAAAAACGTCTGACCGCGCTGGTCGGCGATGCCGGCAAGCGCCTGCACACGGGCCGCTCGCGCAACGATCAGGTAGCGACCGACGTTCGCCTCTACACCCGCGCTGCCTGCGACAACGTGGCGATGCTGCTGGTGAAGTTGCAGCAATCGCTCGTCGCGCTGGCCGAACAGCATGCCGAAACCATCCTGCCCGGCTTCACGCATCTGCAAGTCGCGATGCCGGTGACGCTGGGTCATCATTTGATGGCTTATGTCGAGATGTTTGCGCGCGATCATGAGCGCATGCTTGATTGCCGCAAGCGTGTGAATCGGTCGCCGCTGGGCGCGGCGGCGCTCGCTGGTACCACCTTCCCGATTGATCGCGAGATGACCGCGAAGGCGCTCGGCTTCGATGCCGTCTGCCGCAACTCGCTTGACGCCGTGAGCGACCGCGACTTCGCGATCGAATTCCTTAACGCCTGCACGATCACGATGATGCATCTGTCGCGCATGAGCGAGGAGCTGATCCTGTGGATGAGCCCGCGCTTCGGCTTCATCGACATCGCCGACCGCTTCTGCACCGGCAGCTCGATCATGCCGCAGAAGAAGAACCCCGACGTCGCCGAACTGGTGCGCGGCAAGATGGCGCGCGTGCAGGGCCACCTGGTGGCGCTGACCACACTGATGAAGGGCCAGCCGCTGACCTACAACAAGGACAATCAGGAAGACAAGGAACCGCTGTTCGACACGGTGGACACCATCACGCAGACGCTGATCATCTACGCCGACATGGTGGGCGGCATCCGCGTCAAGGCCGATCGCATGCGCGCAGCCGCGCGCGAGGGCTTTGCGACGGCAACCGATCTCGCCGACTACCTGGTGCGCAAGGGCGTGCCGTTCCGCGACTCGCACGAATGCGTCGCTCGCGCCGTCAAGGCTGCCGAGGTCAAGGGCGTTGACCTTTCAGATTTGTCGCTCGCCGAGCTGCAGGCGTTCTCGCCGGTCATCGCCGACGACGTGTTCGCGGCGCTCACGCTGGAAGGCTCGGTCGCCGCACGCAAACACATTGGCGGCACTGCGCCGGAGCGCGTGCTGGCAGAGATTGCGCTGGCGAAAGCGCGCCTGGCCTCCCTGTAG
- a CDS encoding SemiSWEET family sugar transporter: protein MNQETIGLIAGTLTTASFVPQVLKIWKTRSARDLSWGMAAVFCVGVSLWLVYGVLIGAPSIIIANAITFVLSLAICVMKYRFDKQDIGDPR from the coding sequence ATGAATCAGGAAACTATCGGCCTTATCGCCGGCACCCTCACCACCGCGTCGTTCGTGCCGCAGGTGCTGAAGATCTGGAAGACCCGTTCGGCGCGCGACTTGTCGTGGGGCATGGCGGCCGTGTTTTGCGTCGGCGTTTCGTTATGGCTGGTCTACGGGGTGCTGATCGGCGCGCCGTCGATCATCATTGCCAATGCCATCACTTTCGTGCTGTCGCTCGCAATCTGCGTGATGAAGTACCGTTTTGACAAACAGGATATCGGAGATCCAAGATGA
- a CDS encoding NAD(P)-dependent oxidoreductase, with translation MKLAFLGLGVMGFPMAGHLQKAGHSVTVYNRNAEKSAKWVATHGGASAATPREAAAGADIVLMCVGNDNDVRSVVYGNDGALAGMKAGAVLVDHTTASAALARELDAAAKAQGKGFIDAPVSGGQAGAENGKLGIMCGGDLATFDRVKDVLNVYAKALVRIGDAGAGQLTKMVNQICIAGLVQALSEGLAFAQKAGVDPKLVLDVISKGAAQSWQMENRGNTMVDGKFDFGFAVDWMRKDLGICLEEAKRNGARLPVTALVDQFYADVQQAGGGRLDTSSLIKRLG, from the coding sequence ATGAAACTCGCGTTCCTCGGCCTTGGTGTGATGGGCTTCCCGATGGCAGGCCACCTGCAGAAGGCAGGCCACAGCGTGACTGTCTACAACCGCAACGCAGAGAAGTCGGCGAAGTGGGTGGCAACCCATGGCGGTGCCTCGGCGGCAACACCGCGCGAGGCGGCAGCCGGTGCCGACATCGTGCTGATGTGCGTCGGCAACGACAACGATGTGCGTTCGGTGGTTTACGGTAACGACGGCGCGCTCGCCGGCATGAAGGCCGGTGCGGTGCTGGTGGATCACACCACGGCGTCGGCGGCGCTGGCGCGCGAACTGGACGCGGCAGCCAAGGCGCAAGGCAAGGGCTTCATCGACGCGCCAGTGTCCGGCGGGCAGGCCGGCGCCGAGAACGGCAAGCTGGGCATCATGTGCGGCGGTGATCTGGCCACTTTCGATCGGGTGAAGGATGTGCTCAACGTCTACGCCAAGGCGCTGGTGCGCATTGGTGACGCCGGTGCCGGCCAGCTCACCAAGATGGTCAACCAGATCTGCATCGCCGGGCTCGTGCAGGCGCTGTCGGAAGGGCTCGCCTTTGCGCAAAAGGCTGGTGTCGATCCGAAGCTGGTACTTGACGTCATCAGCAAGGGCGCTGCGCAAAGCTGGCAGATGGAAAATCGTGGCAATACGATGGTCGACGGCAAGTTCGACTTCGGTTTTGCGGTGGACTGGATGCGCAAGGATCTCGGCATCTGCCTCGAAGAAGCCAAGCGCAACGGCGCGCGGCTGCCGGTCACCGCGCTGGTGGACCAGTTCTACGCCGACGTGCAGCAAGCCGGCGGCGGGCGGCTCGACACGTCGAGCCTGATCAAACGCTTGGGCTGA